Proteins found in one Chitinivibrionales bacterium genomic segment:
- the nusB gene encoding transcription antitermination factor NusB, with protein MACSFVGNRNGRSLYENIGNSESHIICQTTEETMTNRRKSRELALQTLYAAEARRDSSYAHIMKNIADSGDYSPEAREYCLKLLEKVFIHKEQLDSLIQSHAANWDLVRMAAIDRNVMRTAVAELLFFTKIPYKVVIDEAVEIAKEYGTDDSGRFVNGILDSIYKTLSEKGKEVLSHGTDSPSS; from the coding sequence ATGGCATGCAGCTTTGTCGGCAATCGAAATGGCCGATCTCTTTACGAAAATATAGGAAACAGTGAATCACACATCATTTGCCAAACAACTGAAGAGACTATGACTAACCGAAGAAAATCAAGAGAACTGGCCCTTCAAACCCTCTATGCGGCTGAAGCAAGGCGTGACTCATCTTATGCTCACATCATGAAGAATATTGCAGATTCGGGAGATTACAGCCCTGAGGCACGGGAGTATTGCCTCAAATTGCTCGAAAAGGTATTTATCCATAAAGAGCAACTCGATTCCCTTATTCAATCTCATGCCGCTAACTGGGATTTAGTACGCATGGCCGCAATCGATCGTAATGTTATGCGGACTGCGGTTGCGGAATTGCTTTTTTTTACTAAGATACCATACAAAGTCGTAATAGATGAAGCCGTCGAAATCGCCAAAGAATATGGAACCGACGACTCTGGACGATTTGTGAACGGAATCCTCGATTCGATCTACAAAACATTATCTGAGAAAGGAAAGGAAGTTCTTTCACATGGAACAGATAGCCCTTCTTCATAG